The proteins below are encoded in one region of Brassica napus cultivar Da-Ae chromosome A6, Da-Ae, whole genome shotgun sequence:
- the LOC125610251 gene encoding mini zinc finger protein 3-like, whose product MKKRQVVIKQRKISYTTTTSSSNVRYVECQKNHAANIGGYAVDGCREFMARGGEGTDDALTCAACGCHRNFHRREVETEVVCEYSPPN is encoded by the coding sequence atgaagaagaggcaAGTGGTgataaaacagagaaaaatctCTTACACTACGACTACTTCTTCGAGCAACGTCCGTTACGTTGAGTGCCAGAAGAATCACGCCGCTAATATAGGCGGCTACGCCGTTGACGGTTGCCGTGAGTTTATGGCAAGAGGTGGCGAAGGAACCGACGATGCTTTGACGTGCGCTGCTTGTGGATGTCACCGGAATTTTCATCGGAGGGAAGTTGAAACGGAGGTTGTTTGCGAGTATTCTCCTCCTAATTGA
- the LOC125610252 gene encoding glutathione S-transferase T3-like yields MDPFTINSPGFTSLLASQSSPAMDCDFAEAVANSPGIVKPVIKRKWSTKEDLVLISGWLNTSKDAIVCNEQKGGSFWKRIELYFNSSAQLTGSVPREWSQCKQRWGRVNEQVCKFVGSYEAALKEQSSGQNENDVMKAAHDIFFNDYHAKFAMEHCWRELRYDQKWKSYSKTRDAGKEKRKENEEVMPEEEVRPAGVKAAKASKRKRHGKEAAFDQIESILAARKKISQQKLLDRLLAKNETDLSPNEISLKNKLVSELLD; encoded by the coding sequence ATGGATCCCTTTACCATAAACTCTCCCGGGTTTACTTCGCTCCTAGCTTCGCAGAGCAGTCCAGCAATGGACTGCGACTTTGCTGAGGCAGTAGCCAACTCTCCCGGGATAGTGAAACCGGTCATAAAGAGAAAGTGGTCAACAAAAGAAGACCTAGTGCTCATCAGTGGGTGGCTGAACACGAGCAAGGATGCTATTGTCTGTAACGAGCAGAAGGGAGGATCCTTTTGGAAGAGAATTGAGCTCTACTTCAATTCAAGCGCTCAGCTCACTGGCTCAGTTCCTAGAGAATGGAGTcagtgtaagcagaggtggggaaggGTGAACGAGCAGGTGTGCAAGTTTGTGGGGAGTTATGAGGCGGCTTTGAAGGAGCAATCTAGTGGtcaaaatgagaatgatgtcaTGAAGGCTGCCCATGACATCTTCTTTAATGATTACCATGCCAAGTTCGCCATGGAACACTGTTGGAGGGAACTGAGATATGATCAGAAATGGAAgtcatactccaagaccagagATGCCGggaaggagaaaaggaaggAGAATGAAGAGGTGATGCCTGAGGAGGAGGTTAGACCGGCGGGTGTAAAGGCTGCGAAAGCAAGCAAGCGCAAGCGGCACGGGAAAGAAGCTGCTTTCGATCAAATAGAGAGCATCCTGGCTGCGAGAAAGAAAATATCCCAGCAGAAACTCCTTGATCGTCTCTTAGCCAAAAATGAGACTGATCTATCTCCAAATGAAATCAGTCTCAAAAACAAACTCGTTTCTGAACTGCTAGATTGA
- the LOC125610253 gene encoding uncharacterized protein LOC125610253: MGFLIQKKMKNGSLSLNRAVGESPHETSSSHVEKSYWLVRRALSTGNGEETRESPHFLLSPKKLGFATREAILVATPTILVATPIQSTIVHQIDDVVRSHRAEMDPAEERRHSKKQKDHCDMLGFVADSQYGVPRKCACGGRIIDEVRGKEDYDSLPGKRFFTCVNYEVSVNLHSCSYNLCNLKSL; the protein is encoded by the exons ATGGGATTTTTAatccaaaagaaaatgaaaaatggatCTTTATCGCTGAACCGGGCCGTTGGAGAGAGCCCGCATGAAACGAGTTCAAGCCACGTGGAGAAGAGTTATTGGCTGGTGAGACGCGCGTTGTCGACGGGGAATGGTGAAGAAACGCGTGAATCTCCTCATTTCCTCCtctctccaaaaaagctagGGTTTGCGACTCGAGAGGCGATTCTTGTAGCGACGCCGACGATTCTTGTAGCGACGCCGATCCAGAGCACAATTGTCCATCAAATCGACGACGTAGTGAGATCTCATCGAGCTGAG ATGGATCCCGCAGAAGAAAGACGACATTCAAAGAAGCAAAAGGATCACTGCGACATGTTAGGGTTTGTCGCGGATTCACAGTACGGGGTTCCAAGAAAGTGTGCTTGCGGCGGGAGAATCATTGACGAGGTACGGGGGAAGGAAGACTACGACAGTCTTCCTGGAAAGCGTTTCTTCACATGCGTAAACTATGAGGTCAGTGTCAATCTGCATTCATGTTCTTATAATTTATGTAACTTGAAGTCTctctaa
- the LOC106346929 gene encoding protein IQ-DOMAIN 30, with amino-acid sequence MGKPARWLKSVLLGKKQSKSSGSKDKERVVNGKEVVVISKIEESDVVSDLPSFGNATVHTSDVVETQTIEHEAVSDDEIQLPEVQVQPTDSPNAASVVPDDSLSESDMIMQEIAATTVQAAFRGYLARRAFWALKGIIRLQALIRGHMVRRQAVATLCCVMGIVRLQALARGREIRHSDIGVEVQRKCRLNHQHLENKLPEDSVVDAHTYLGIKKLTANAFAQKLLASSPNVMPVHLENDSSNTIWLENWSASCFWKPIPQPKKTSVKKTQKKFASNSQKSVRKVPTSNLDKPSDAQTSFESEKPKRSSFRKFSTSQSAELPPPPAETPQVDLEKVKRGLRKVHNPVVESSIQPQGVAQKEIEKPAPALEEPVNSAFDVEKTDEKAETVVEQPEELKHIHEPLVTNETLDFTLVNQIEENVMAEEKEDVKEERTPKQNNKENPARKENKKSGKKDSPVTTTTTQTTECEESSNVNQNSSPGLPSYMQATKSAKAKLRLQGSSSPKQQVTEKATRRYSLPSSGNNAKVTSDSPKTTRFSNSGGKTGKKTEKPLLNGKTTPVEWKR; translated from the exons ATGGGGAAGCCTGCAAGATGGTTAAAAAGTGTGCTACTTGGAAAGAAACAATCCAAGTCTAGTGGTTCTAAAGACAAGGAG AGAGTTGTGAATGGAAAAGAGGTAGTGGTGATATCAAAGATTGAAGAATCCGATGTGGTTTCAGATCTTCCATCCTTTGGAAACGCAACAGTTCATACCAGTGATGTCGTAGAGACGCAGACTATAGAACATGAAGCGGTTTCAGATGATGAGATACAACTTCCTGAGGTCCAAGTCCAACCAACAGATTCTCCAAATGCTGCTTCTGTTGTACCTGATGACTCGTTATCCGAATCAGACATGATTATGCAAGAGATTGCAGCAACAACTGTCCAGGCTGCCTTTAGAGGCTATTTG GCTCGTCGTGCTTTCTGGGCGTTAAAAGGTATAATAAGGCTGCAAGCACTTATCCGAGGTCACATGGTTAGAAGGCAAGCTGTTGCGACTCTCTGCTGTGTAATGGGAATTGTCAGATTGCAAGCACTTGCTCGAGGAAGAGAGATCAGACATTCTGACATTGGAGTTGAAGTTCAGAGAAAATGCCGGTTGAATCATCAGCATTTG GAGAATAAACTCCCTGAAGACTCTGTTGTTGATGCACATACTTACCTGGGAATCAAGAAGCTAACTGCAAATGCGTTTGCTCAGAAG CTTCTAGCTTCCTCTCCAAACGTGATGCCTGTGCACTTGGAAAATGATTCGTCCAACACAATCTGGTTAGAGAACTGGTCAGCCTCTTGCTTCTGGAAACCAATTCCTCAACCTAAGAAAACATCTGTCAAGAAAACTCAGAAGAAGTTTGCCAGTAACTCTCAGAAGAGTGTTCGCAAAGTCCCTACTTCAAATCTCGACAAGCCCTCGGATGCACAGACATCATTTGAGTCTGAGAAACCGAAACGCAGCAGCTTCCGTAAGTTTTCTACAAGCCAATCTGCAGAactaccaccaccaccagcaGAGACTCCTCAAGTTGATTTAGAGAAAGTGAAACGTGGGTTGAGGAAAGTGCATAATCCTGTAGTTGAGAGCTCTATCCAACCTCAAGGAGTTGCACAGAAGGAGATTGAGAAGCCAGCTCCTGCTTTAGAAGAACCTGTTAATAGTGCCTTTGATGTGGAGAAAACAGATGAAAAGGCTGAGACTGTGGTGGAACAGCCTGAGGAGTTGAAACACATTCATGAACCACTGGTAACCAATGAAACACTTGACTTCACATTGGTCAACCAAATCGAAGAAAATGTAATGGCTGAGGAAAAGGAGGATGTGAAAGAAGAGAGAACTCCCAAACAAAACAACAAGGAGAATCCAGCTAGGAAGGAGAATAAAAAATCAGGGAAGAAGGATTCTCCggttactactactactactcaAACCactgagtgtgaagagagtagTAATGTGAATCAGAACAGTAGCCCGGGCCTACCAAGCTATATGCAAGCTACTAAATCCGCAAAAGCAAAGCTGAGGCTGCAAGGCTCTTCTTCCCCTAAGCAACAAGTGACTGAGAAAGCCACTAGACGTTACTCGCTACCATCTTCAGGTAATAACGCAAAAGTCACTTCTGACTCTCCTAAAACAACAAGATTCTCAAACTCGGGTGGCAAAACCGGGAAGAAGACTGAGAAACCTCTTCTTAACG GGAAGACAACTCCGGTAGAGTGGAAAAGATGA